DNA sequence from the Saccopteryx leptura isolate mSacLep1 chromosome 4, mSacLep1_pri_phased_curated, whole genome shotgun sequence genome:
ATTTCACCGGAGCACTTTGTAAAGTCAGTTAGCGGAGGTCGAGGTTGTGTTTACTCATTGACTAACGCTGGCCTTCTTGAAtcactttttctcctttgataaaTAATTGGTGCAATAAAAGGAAAAGCGACTGTGAAGAAGGTGTTCTGGAGTGATTGGCACAGCTATGTATTATCTTTTACTACATTGTtttaaagaaggagaaagaacttCCAAAGTGCCATCCCGAAGGACTGAGTTGTCAGTGATGTTTCATATAATGGCCTCTACGATCTGGCCCCCACCTACCTTTCTGGGTCTTTCCccgtgttcatagcagcattattcataatagtccgAAGGCGGAAGCATCCCCTGTGTCCATTGAGGGATGAATGGTTAAGCAAATGTGGTATAAACCCACAATAGAATATCATCCAGCTTAAACCAGGGCAGGAAGTTCCGACACCTGCTACAATGCGGATGAACATGGAGCACGTCGTGGTAAATGACACGAGCTGTCACCAAAGGACAAGTATTGTTCCTCTGTATGACGTATGTAGAGTAGTCAAACTCATGCAGAGGCAGAAAGGAGGATGGCGGTCGCCAGGGGCTAAGCAGAAGTGCAATGAAGAGTTAGTGCTTAATTGGTTGGGAGTTTCACTTTGGGGGAACAGCTGTGAGGTGGATGGTGGTGacggttgcacaacagtgtgaatgtacttaatgccccAGAAccgtacacttaaaaatgattcaCATACtaaatgttatgtatatttttccaaaagttaatttttttttaaagtctgctGAACAAACCTTTCAGACCAGCCTGGCTGGTGTAAACTAGCTTGAGTGCCATTCCGTGGGCCCGCAGGTCCTGCCTGCACTGTTGCCTCTTAtaagtgtctctttctctctctcccttgtcttctCGATTAGCAAGGAGGCCTCCCAAGGAGAGGCTGCATCTCCTCTCTCAGTTCCTGGCCCAGGAGGCTGCTGGGTGGGGCGGGAGGGACACAGAATCGGAATCCAAACCTCTTCCGTATCCAGTGTTCTGCCCCTTACTGGCTCTCTGGTGGTCTCCTTAGGTATATTTACATTAGAAATAAGGGTCTTGCAGGATGTCTGTGAGCGTTAGATGAGAGAACGTGTAGGGAGCCCCATTCAGTGCCATTCATCAAGTAGTGGTTTTCCCCCCAATGTTAGCTCCTTTccccttcaataaatatttatgggtttatttgcattttaagggTTCTCTTAAGCAGATACtatgcttttcattattttaatatggCCCATTTAACTCTGAAAAAATACGGCTGTGGAACAAGTGACTGATTCTTCTCTCGCCACATGGCGTATTCCCAAGAAAACGGTCAACATCATTGCTAGAAATTCATCCCAGGAGCCAGCCAACTCCACATACCTTATGTAGAATAATCGTTGATGTAAACTATCCCTTTTGCTACCCTGAAACCATCTTTTTCATTACAAAAGAGAGGTAAGGATTAATTTAACAGACTAGCCACTTCccgttttatatatattatcccTCTTACCGGAATTTCACACCAGTGGAGGAAGACTGGAGAAGTCCAGTCAGGCTTCCTGAGAAATGCCAGAGACCTTTCGGGACTTATTACAGTGTGCGTGAGTATGATTTGTGTGCAAGTTCTGCAGTGGGTTGTTGTTAATTCTGATTTTGGTGGCGGTGAAGAGTAGGATGTTctgattttaaattatgtttatcaAATTACTTTGCCTTTTCTAAATGTTAACCTTTCAATATATCATTATTCTGTCATATTTTGtagcttttaaaatgtgttttccctTGAGTTTTTATGCTCTGGTGATTTGTTTGCAGTATAGTctcctatttgttttttattgctgtATTTTTGAAATAAGTTTAAATCAGCTCAAAATAGTTAAATGTTTTATCCATTTGCTGCTTCCCTCTGGTCCCGCCCCCCCCTTCTTCAGTATCTGAGCTTCTGCCTACTAGTTGGCTGTCCATACAGACATCTGGCCAATCAGAGCCTCCTCTTCTTATGGCCCCTGCACTGATTGGCCACCACATAGAAGAATGACCTTCACTtggaaacctggctcttttcaagTACTTCTCTTAACAGCTTGCTAGATAGATCGTTGTGTGGGATTTGGCTGCCAGAGACCcatttctctttgttcatttttcctgTTCACTTCTGTACTATAAGGTTTGAAAATCTGGTCACCAAAGAACTGAGACCTCCCAGCTGTGTGTGAAATGTTACGAATTTAGGACATTTAACAAGTCAACAGTCATCTTTTTCTTTGTCATCTGTTTTCAGTCACTGCTTCAACCACCTGTGAGAAATTAGAAAAAGCCAGGAGTGAGTTGCAAATAGCTTATGAAGGATTTGTCCAGAAGCTAACCCAGCAGCACCAGACTGACCTAACAGAGCTCGAGAGCCGGCTGAAAGAGTTTTACACCGAGGAGTGTGAGAAGCTTCAGAACATTTACATCGAGGAAGCAGAGAAGTATAAAACCCAACTGCAGGAGCAGGTCTGTGCTTTCGGAACCTGAGCGTGTTCTTGGCCATTTATTTGAACTTCAACTGTTGTTTGATAATCCACTTCCTTTTACGAACTTCTCTTTGTTGAGCATCCCTCGAAGagctttttttcattattattttaaaaagtaaaaagggtttttcagtttttttcctcaTGTTTATAGCAATGTACATGTGCTGaacaaaagggaagggaaaaaataaaataaaaaacaacccttTATCGTATTATCTAGGAATAATCCCTTTGTGAGCATTCAGATGTGCCGCGAAACCATTggtttgaatttcttctttttttaaaaatggcactgtTTAATAACCCGTATTTTTCACATAGTGGTATAGCCTAAGCTGCTCTTTAATGTCCTTGTTCCCTTTTGAAGTCAGtttttcatttagcaaatatGCAGGGCGCTTACTCTATGCCCCGTGCTAGGGACTGAGGACGTGGAGGCCAACATGATAGGGGCGGAGCCTCTGTGGTCCTGTTACCTGGAAACCTACCCTCCTTCCTTCTGATAGACTCGGCCGTTTGCATCAGGGAGCCCTGGAAAGCTGAGTGTTTGTGATCCTGCCTGGGGACAGAGTGGAGGCCTGGGAGGGGCAAATTCAAGTGTGGCTGGCTTTGTGTGTGCTCTGTAACCCTTCAACCTGAATGCAAGCTCGTGTGTGAAGTTTCCTCATGTCGCTGCTTACTCTTCAACTTAAGGCTTTTGATTTTCCTGGCAAACTATCATTCTGTTGtgttttctcttatagtttgacaACTTAAACGCTGCCCATGAAACCTCTAAGTTGGAAATTGAAGCTAGCCACTCAGATGAAATAGAATTACTGAAGAAGGCCTATGAAACCTCCCTTTCAGGCAAgactgctttttaaatttgaatagaATACGGTCTAAGGGAACAGCATGATAGAATAAGGTCTAAGGAAACAGCATGATGCGTTCTGAAACAGCAGAAAGGAGTGGGAACCTTCCCCTCCAGATAAGACCCTGGCGTTCAGTCCTGAGTGCTTGGttcttttcattgttcattgTTAGCAGATGTCCTTTCCCCTAAGGATGAAAGTTATAGTTTTGTACAACTGACAGCATTTGAGGAAGCAGGCAGACTTGTAAAGAACTTGAGGAAGGTTGTATTTGACCACTTAGGTCCTTAGGAAGgtggagggttttttgttttgttttgttttgtttttacagggacagagagagagagtcagagagagggatagatagggacagacagacaggaacggagagagatgagaagcatcaatcatcagtttttcattgcaacatcttagtagttcattgattgctttctcatatatgccttgaccacgggccctcagcagacagagtaatcccttgctcaagccagcaaccttgggtccaagctggtgagctttttgctcaagctggcgacctcagggtctcaaacctgggtcctccacatcccagtccgatgctctatccactgcgccaccgcctggtcaggctggaggttTTAGTCTATATCCTAGCCACTGCGTGGGATCCATGCCAAGCACGCCTGTTCACCAACACATACACCAACACTCCGGTGACAAGCAAGGTGGCACTTGTTGAATAAAGAaagcctttttttattatttcatcatGACTGGATGGGttgaaggggaaggaaaagagtaAGAAGCCGTTTCTTTAAGGACATGGCCGTGTAGCCGAAACTGTCCCACTGACCTCACTGTATCCTACAGAGAAGTGTGTGGACAGGTGGTGAGAACTGGCTTGTGACCTTTGGCAAAGGCCTTTCTCATCAGTAAACAGAGttgtttgaagtccaaggttgtaACATGTAAGAGTGCGTGGCCAAGGGTAGACATTTCGTAAACACcgtttttcttccttcctgctaGAAGTAGGTTTAAGGTTAGATTTCTGTTTGGTTTACAAAATGCAGACGGAGAGCAGGGGAGCTCTGACCAGGGGTCTGCAGGCCGGGGGCTGAGGCCGCCCCTGAGTGGTTGGCTGTGTGTTCCCTacgcctccttggcctctgcgggCCTCAGTGCTCGCCGTAACAGAATGGGAGTAGGTGCCTCCCTCACCTCATAGGGCTAATCTGGGAACAGGTTAACTTCTCTAAAAAGCATCATAcaaatatacagctcacaaatagtaggggatatttaaaaatgactgtGAAGCgatgaagtatcccctaatttttgtgagaagaatTAGAAGATGTtttgaaatgaatatgaagcaatcaaatatcctctaatttttgtgagcagtgtataaaggAGCAGTCATATTGCTTCATAATCAGCTCCCAATCTCTATGCTTTAACGGCTACAGAATCCAGTGATCTCATAGGTGTTAAAAAATATCCCTTTTTTCCAGAAATCAAGGATAACCATGAATTGGAAAAGAAATCACTTGAGGCTTTGCTTTCTGAGAAGCAGGAATCCCTAGAGGTGGGTAAAATCTCAAccccaaaaataaacaaacaaataaataaatgcgtCCTGAGGTTTGTGTGGTTTTGGTAGTTCTGTGCACAGTTTGCTGTCTCTGCTGTCTGCTTGTTGACTGACGTTCCACGTTCCattatttgtgttttagaaacaaATCAGTGATCTGAAGAGTGAAAATGAGGCTCTAAATGAAAAGCTGAAGTtggaagaacagaaaagaattgcaagagagaaagcaaatttGGTGAGTTGGGTGATCCTCCGTCACTGCTGGGTGCTGCTCGGTGCTGCTTGGCCGCCTGGTGCTGCTTGGCCGCCCTGTACGGTCGACTCGGGTCCAGCAGCCGGAGAGAGAGCATGGCGCTGGAGCCCTTCTCCTGTCTCGCGCTGTGCTCTTTCAGTGTCTATTTCATATCCTAAAAACTGACATGCAGATGGAGCCCAATATATATTCCAAGTGGTCTAAACTAATACTTAGAGGAAGACAAGAACACTTTCAATTAGGGTCTGGATTTTGTTTcaagttttcacttttttttttttttaagctaactGCTATATTGAGATTTaatttatataccttttacaatGTACAATTGAGTGGTTCTTTGTATATTCACAAAGTCGAGCACTGGTAGCCAGTATCTAATTATAGAACATTGTTATCACCCCAAAAGAACCTTGTACTCAGTAGCAGTCACCCCCTGTTAGCCCACAAAGTCCCAGCCCTAGGGAGTCACCAGGccactttctgtctcttctgGACATTGCGTATCAGTGGAAGCGTGCTGTATGTGGccttttgtctggcttctttcacttagcgtgTGTTCTCAGCGTCTGTGCGCATTATAGTAGAATGTATAGGTCCTTCATTCCTTTATTGGCCGAACAATATTGCAGTGTATGGCTCGATCTTCACTTTTGAAAAGTACAAATTTCTCTTATGAGCTCACCTTTCTCTTGTAGCTCATATCCttcctcccctgccttctcacttttttttttttcttttgagaagaaaaattcACTGCTTATGTTTTGAGTCCTACCATTCCAGGTTTTGGTGCCCTGAGACTGCAGAAGGTTTTGCCACATAAAGTCTGTGTGGGTCTCTCAGTGAGCCTCTTTGCTGACAGTCACTGGGAGACCCTCAAGACATTGAAATACAATTAGATGAGGCCATAGTCAGTGAAACTGCAAAGCTTTTTTGTTCTGAAAGATTTTTAGGGAAaggagtgatttaaaaaaaatctagacttAATCAGCAGAAGGTAAACCATACTAATGGTCTGGGTTACAGACTTTAAAGAGCTTCCAGGGAACGCAGCAGCTTTTGGAAAACTAAGGAGGACACAGATTGAGGGAGGAGTGCGAAGTTGTGGGAAAGAGAACACGTGTGAGAGTTGGGGGCGGGGACAGGCCCACAGAGAAGGAAGAGTGCAGTGGGCGCAACGCTGTAAATGCCCCAGTTTAAAAAAACCGACAGTAAAtgatgctgtttgttttttttttttaacaaaaacaagGTAAGATTTGCTATCTTTAgggtaagaaaacaaacaaacaaaaaaacatgtaaaaagatAAGAGCACAGAAAACATCTGAAATGTTTCAAAGAACCTTGAGTTAAAGTCCCTGCTCCAGGATGTGCCCGAGCCGGTCCTTTGAGCTGTGTGGCACTTGTCTCCTTCTGTGAAGTAAGGGGTGAGAGCGCAGAGTCCCCAAGGGCCCACTGCCGGATCCTCCCCAGGGACTGGTCCAGAGCCCAGGCTTAACCCTGCCCAGGAGGAGAGAGCTCTGATGGTCGACCCCAGATTCTCGTCTGAGAAATTCCCTCATTAAATATCTCATCCGTAGGTCTTGTGCTGTTCATTTGTATCGTACATTTCGGATGGTTCACTTGACTTCCCATAAGTAAAGCAAGGAGTCCGGGGTCTACCCTGGAGCTGTGCTTTAAGAAGCTGTCTCCCCTTATGCAGTGCGTGGGTTTCATAAACTTATATTTCTAGTGCATGCGCTACAGGCCGTGTAAATGTTGGGGTGTCCCAAAATAAAGTGATAGGGCATTATGGCTGCCCGAGAAAGATGGCCAGACCAACACTGTCCCATCATAATAAAAATCCAAAAGACGCAGGACATTACTGTCACTTGTGTTTTCCAGAAAACCCAACCTATGTACTGTCTTTTCACCCCTGACCAGTTATCAACTTCGGTGAGAGAGAACCTCGTCTCCCTCCACACACCAGTAATGGCCTTGGAATTGATTTATAGTCGGAGTTAAGCATCTGGTATTGTTAAGCAACAGTTTTTCCCCAACTTCCAATAAAATATTTGGTGCTGCCAGTATTTTTCCCACATTAAGTTACTGACaaatgaaatttttgttttcaaataatgaaAAGTTTTATTGCATTCTCATAACCGACGACTTTGAGATGACAGTTATCTTAACCCTTCTTTCCACCCCTTTTCTTTGAAACTGCCGTAAGAAGGTCGAAGTTTCTTGCCTCTCTAAGTCTAATCAAAGACTCTTTATGTTAAGAATGTGAACTATGAGATGGTATTTAATGATCAGTCAGAGCTGTATCCTGCCGTGTCTTTTCCAGAAAAACCCCCAGATCATGTATCTGGAGCAGGAGTTAGAAAGCCTGAAAGCCGTGCTGGAGATCAAGAACGAGAAGCTGCACGAGCAGGACGTGAAGCTGATGAAAATGGAGAAACTGGTACGTTCCTGTGAGGGCCTCAGCAAAGGGAGTAGCGTCTGGGAGACAGGAACTGGGCTCCGAACGAGAACCCTGCAGTTGTTTCAGCTGCTGCTGAAAGCTGTTTGAAAACATACACAAGGCAAAAGACGTTTCATGTTCTTTTCTGTGTTTGCGCAAGACTTAACACAGTCCCCAAGTTTTGGGgacccaggagtccccaaactatggcccgtgggccacatgcggccccctgaggccatttatccagcctccgctgcacttctggaaggggcacctctttcatcggtggtcagggagaggagcatagttcccattgaaatactggtcagtttgttgatttaaatttacttgttctttattttaaatattgtatttgttcccgttttgtttttttactttaaagtaagatatgtgcagtgtgcatagggatttgttcatagttttttttatagtccggccctccaatggtctgagggacagtgaactggccccatgtgtaaaaagtttggggacccctgacttagtcGCTGCCCTCTGAGCACTTTTTCCCTCCAAGGAACACGTGAAGCACTATTGGGCCCTTGGAAAACCACGGCAGACAAGTCAGGCTCCCATTTCGGTGGTCTGTGAATCTTCCCCTGTACGGGAAGATGGTTCAGTAATGTAGAAGCAGTACTTGAATATATCACCAACTCTGGGCGGGTTTCGTGTGCCCCAAACAGTTAGATGTGCGACCTGATCACATTGGAGCTATTGAACCTTGCTCTCTAAGTTTGTCATCTTGCTTCTTGTGAATTAGAATGTGATCAaagaactgggttttttttttttttgttttttttgttttttttttcatttttctgaagctggaaacagggagagacagtcagacagactcccgcatgcgcccgaccgggatccacccggcaagcccaccaggggcggtgctctgccccccagggggcgatgctctgcccatcctgggcgtcgccatattgcgaccagagccactctagcgcctggggcagaggccacagagccatccccagcgcccgggccatctttgctccaatggagccttggctgcgggaggggaagagagagacagagaggaaagcgcggcggaggggtggagaagcaaatgggcgcttctcctatgtgccctggccgggaatcgaacccgggtcctccgcacgctaggccgtcgctctaccactgagccaaccggccagggccaaagaactGGGTTTTAACACAACCAGCCCAGTTGGAGAATTAGCAAGCGTTATGAAAAATATGAAGTTTTAGTCTGCGGTCCAGGACAGAAAATGGGTGTCAGCCTGTGACAAGTCTATCCAGAACGGTGTGTTTGAGCAACGTGCCCAGTGTTGTGTCTCTGTCCAGCCCTGGACCACAGCTGGATTAGCCAGGAGGCTCATGACGCGGGCACGGGCTTGGCAAGGCAACCTGGGCGGTGTCAGCCACTGCTGGACTTCCGCCTGCTGCTTGTCCCTTCGCCTAGCTGTGAGCCCGATTGTTGAGTAAGCGCCTCATTCGAACCCAGACCAGCCCTGAACATATGGGGAACCTGGAGTCacggtttgcttgcttgtttgtttgtttggcttttGGTGTTTGGTTTGCTTTCCTTCTAGAGACTGCTGCCTCTCTACTGAGGAGTTTAAGGACTAAGCCGCCATGTGAATATATGGGTGCTTTGAGTTACTcgcatttttgtttgttaaagGAGGGAAGGGAACTCACAGTTTGTTAATGGGCCCAACCTAGTGCATATACCATGtgcttctttttgtgtgtgtgacagaaacagagacagatagggggacagacaggaagggagagagatgagaagcatcaattcttcgttgcagcaccttagttgttcattgatggctttcgcatatgtgcctcgactggggagctacagctgaaccagtgaccccttgctcaagccagcgaccttgggctcaatctgttGAGCtatgctccaaccagatgagcccacactcaagccggtgacctcagggtttcgaacctggatcctccacatcccagtctgatgctacatccactgtgccactgcctggtcaggcttaccatGTGCTTCTGTTCTATGAAGTTTGGTAACTACTGATCTTGCAGTCAGCGATGAGTCATATAATCCTGTGAACAATGTGTTGGCCATACACCTCTCATGCATCAGATTGTTTTCAGAATATCATGTGCAGTCAGAATAGACTCTGCTGTATAAGGACCAACACATTGTAATTTTTGTTGGTCCGTAAATGTCTTTGCCATGCCCAAGAGCTGCCATGATAGTCAACACTGTACTGTGTAGATGCAAAAGAATGGGTTGAAATGATGACAGGTAAACACACTATTACCAATTCATGGGGAAGCTCCAGGTCTTTGTGGAAAAGAAGACACTTGGAAAGCAAGGTGGCTTTCTCAGTGTGCAAGCTGTGGTAGGGACACTAACTGCTGCCAGTTAGCTCTGGGACATCCCTGAGctagtttcctcttctgtacagTGAGGGGTGGGATGAGATACTGTTGAAAGGCCAGTCACTGCCTGGTCTCTAATTACAGATTCTGACACTCATGTTTTATCTTGAATTCCTTTACAACTACTAGAAATTCAAAGGCCCACCTTTTTCTGACAttctagtctcatttttttttttagaaagttatttCCATCTGATTTACTTGTCCTGAGCATTTTCTAGATAATTGGTATATTAAGAACAATAGGATCCCAAGCTAAGAGCTCTAATCAACGATGACGATGAGTCATAAGGTACAACGACAGGGACTTAGAATTAATTGTGCCAGAGCTGTGATGTCGTCTCTGCAGCAAGTAATAAAATCTTACCTTGAGAAAGTGAGCTGGGATGCAATCAGCTCGTCATCATGTTAAGTGATTAAATGTCTTCTGGGATTTTATCCTTTAATCTCTCGACTGCTCAGTTTGTTTTCCTGGAAAGTTTAGCCTGGGCGGGCCAGCAGGGGAACAAACGCATCTTCAGTTGAAGCGAGGAGGGAGGTTGTCTGTGTCGTCTTTCCCTCATGGGGCACTCTGCGGGGCTTTGTGAACTGTGGCTTTGTGTGGTCGCTGAGGGGTAAACGCTGATGAGGACCTGGGAAACCATGCTGAAGGTCATGGTCAACATAGCCCAGAACTCTGTCCTGTTGGCCTTAGAGTTTTCATCAAACATGggaacccctcccccccacccacccaccccgtTTATCGGGTGCCCTTGATAAACGCAGGCTTACGTACAGCTGCTTTTGTTTCCACAGCCCACGGTGGCCCGGGCCAGGACCCCGGTTCTCAGGGGCACTTCTAAAACGGTGTGACTTGAAGCCACTCAGTGACCCTCCGTGCGTCAGTTTTCAGGTGGCTCCTGAAAACTGACACtcgttaaaaaaacaaacctagaTGCCGTTTTGTTACTTTAGATTCTAAATATTTTGCAATGCGTCTGTGGATGGATATTTCAGTACACAATTAATCGTTCCTTATTAGATCTCTCCAGAGTGTATTCGTGTCAGGAATGTGCCTTAGACAACGAGGGGCTCTGTTTAcctgtttttaatatatagttgTTGGCTTCTCGTTTTCACCAAGGTGGATAACAACACGGCGCTGGTGGACAAACTGAAGCGATTTCAGCAGGAGAATGAGGAGTTGAAAGCTCGGATAGACAAGCATGTTGCAATTTCAAGGTAAAAAAAAGTCCTGTTATTCCggtcccctccctttctcctacaTTAGTCACTGTGCCACACCCCACCCAGGTGCCTCCTGGAAGTGTGATCGGAGAGGGTGGCTCAGCAGGTAGCGGTCTCTCTCTGGAAAGTTCAATGGTGGCACTTCATGGCACAGAGGCCTGGATGGAACGCTGAGACAGGCAGGCCCTAACCCCCAGGCCCGGGCTTGTGGATGCTGAGGACACTCTCAGAGAGAGGGCATCACCGGGCCCAACAGGGAGCAGCCCCGAACATGCAGGTCACCTGCAGGAGCGCCCACAAAGGGCAGCTCCCCCCTCCTGGGCCCCAAACACCTGGCCAGCAGCCCTGTGCAGGACCACCTTTTACTTTTCCAAAGGGGTCGTTTTCCTGGACTCTCACACTTAAAacgctaagaaaaaaaattttttcaagcaTGTTCCCTTAGAAACTCAAATCCacgtggtttctttttttttttttttttttttttttggtctttaagGCAACTGAGCACGGAGCAGGCCACCCTGCAGGAGTGGCTGGAGAAGGAGTCAAAGGTCAACAAGCGGCTGTCCATGGAGAACGAGGAGCTGCTGTGGAAGCTGCACAACGGGGACCTGTGCGGCGCCGACCGGTCCCCCACGTCCTCCGCCGTCCCCTTCCAGTCCCCGAGGAACTCCGGCTCCTTCCCCAGCCCCAGCGTGTCGCCCAGATGACGCTTCGGAAAGCGGGGAGACTGTCTGAGAGCGTTGCTGCAGGTCTGCAGGACTGACCCGAGCCGTGGCCGTGGGATCGGCAGCCGCGTGAGCTGACGTGAGGTGGCCGCACTGGAGCTGGACCGCGCTGACCTCCAGCCTCGGCTCCCGGCGAGACCGGCGCTCGGGAGGAACACGTGACTCGCTGGCCAAGAGACTCCTCCCCCAAGATATCCGAATCGATCTGCACGGACACTTGCACAAAGCACTTAACGGACATTGCCTTTTTCATGTAAGCATAAGGGGAAAAAACTCTCAGGGGCCTCTTAAGATAAAGATTTATAACGTTTATAATGTTCTTCATCACAGGCACcttcttgtgatttttatttggGGGATGTGTGAATAAAATGGATGTAGTAGTGAGTGTCCTGTGTCCGATGCTGCCTCCTTTGCTGTGTATGGAAAGTTAAAAGCTGAATATTTCTGGATATGTACTAATCAGAGAAATCAGTGTATGTATTTCTGCAAAAAAGCCATAGAAAAAAAGAGCACTAGTTGCTTGAATGATGATTTCCTACCACCCGCTCCGATCTGCCCTTTGTCACGGGACAGAGGGGCTGACAGAAGAGCTTTGACTTGCCCGTGTCTGTGCAGTCTCTGTATCCTTTCGAAGCATCTCGGCATTCTTCCAGGGTTCAGCCATGTCACTTAAAactaactagatttttttttttcctgtagatCTTCAACTTTCCCATGTGAACCTAACATTTTTATTACGATCCACTTCCTCAGGCTACGAGCAAATGTAAAACCCTAACTTTTCTAAATTGTTCTGTATAAACAAAAGGGGCAGCAGCAGTGGATTGCTTCTGCCTTCTGTTTACCTTGACCGAAGCTGTCCTCACTGATTTAAACTGTCGTCTTCTCCCACTGtcctcactccctcctcccccccctcccccagccagagCCAATCTTCTACCTCCTGCCTGTGTTCCTCTGGGGCAAGGATAATGGAATATGCTCCTCCAGAGCCAGCTCTTCCTCAGGGTGCCGAAACCCCTTTCCAAACAAACCACAGCCTGGGTCTGATCCAGTTTTGAGAAACCGTAGCGGGAATCAAGAATGAGAGAGTCATTGGCTAGCAGAACTAGGAAAGGTAGATTCAGTGCTGATTGATGAATGGGAGTACCTT
Encoded proteins:
- the MTUS1 gene encoding microtubule-associated tumor suppressor 1 isoform X2, producing the protein MQVCPLLRLAPRGRGVGSAAWGKPTSLKTAQPSWVNLPRPLPKSNASLKSSALRRTGSPSSGASTHSDLNTYSNHFENGRQKTPRSLCIQTQTSPDVLASEKTLELAQCKTKCESQSRFILHLKQLVSCGNTKFEALTVVIQHLLSEREEALKQHKALSQELVNLRGELVTASTTCEKLEKARSELQIAYEGFVQKLTQQHQTDLTELESRLKEFYTEECEKLQNIYIEEAEKYKTQLQEQFDNLNAAHETSKLEIEASHSDEIELLKKAYETSLSEIKDNHELEKKSLEALLSEKQESLEKQISDLKSENEALNEKLKLEEQKRIAREKANLKNPQIMYLEQELESLKAVLEIKNEKLHEQDVKLMKMEKLVDNNTALVDKLKRFQQENEELKARIDKHVAISRQLSTEQATLQEWLEKESKVNKRLSMENEELLWKLHNGDLCGADRSPTSSAVPFQSPRNSGSFPSPSVSPR
- the MTUS1 gene encoding microtubule-associated tumor suppressor 1 isoform X3, producing the protein MLLSPKFSLSTIHVRLTAKGLLRNLRLPSGFRKSTVIFHTVENGRQKTPRSLCIQTQTSPDVLASEKTLELAQCKTKCESQSRFILHLKQLVSCGNTKFEALTVVIQHLLSEREEALKQHKALSQELVNLRGELVTASTTCEKLEKARSELQIAYEGFVQKLTQQHQTDLTELESRLKEFYTEECEKLQNIYIEEAEKYKTQLQEQFDNLNAAHETSKLEIEASHSDEIELLKKAYETSLSEIKDNHELEKKSLEALLSEKQESLEKQISDLKSENEALNEKLKLEEQKRIAREKANLKNPQIMYLEQELESLKAVLEIKNEKLHEQDVKLMKMEKLVDNNTALVDKLKRFQQENEELKARIDKHVAISRQLSTEQATLQEWLEKESKVNKRLSMENEELLWKLHNGDLCGADRSPTSSAVPFQSPRNSGSFPSPSVSPR